From the genome of Yersinia enterocolitica, one region includes:
- a CDS encoding protoheme IX biogenesis protein HemY, with the protein MLRVLLLFLILTAGIVLGPMLAGHQGYVLIQTDNYNVETSVTGLVIILVLVLVAFLIIEWILRRIFRTGARTRGWFMGRKRTRARKQTKAALIKLAEGDFKQVEKLLTRNADHAEQPMVNYLLAAEAAQQRGDEFRTNQYLERAAEVADTDQLPVDITRVRIQLAQGHVHAARHGVDRLLDQAPRHPEVLRLAEQAFLRTGAYSSLLEILPAMSKVQVHTPEEIAALEQQAYIGMMNQCMAEEGSDGLKRWWKDQSRKVRNEIPLQVALAEHLIECDDHDVAQQIILDGLKRQYDERLVLLIPRLKSGNPEPLEKALRQHIKQHGATPLLNSTLGQLMLKHGEWEKAHEAFKAALEQRPDGYDYAWLADALDKLHRPEDAAQARREGLLLTLRQNGESL; encoded by the coding sequence ATGCTGCGAGTTTTACTGTTATTCCTTATCCTGACCGCTGGCATCGTCCTCGGCCCCATGTTGGCTGGGCACCAAGGCTATGTATTGATTCAAACTGACAACTATAACGTTGAGACCAGCGTGACCGGTCTGGTGATTATATTGGTGCTGGTATTGGTCGCGTTCCTTATCATTGAATGGATACTGCGCCGTATTTTCCGCACCGGTGCCCGTACCCGTGGTTGGTTTATGGGCCGCAAACGCACCCGCGCTCGTAAGCAAACCAAAGCTGCATTGATCAAACTAGCCGAAGGGGATTTCAAGCAGGTTGAAAAGTTGCTCACTCGTAATGCCGATCATGCTGAACAACCGATGGTAAACTACCTGCTGGCTGCGGAAGCTGCCCAACAGCGTGGCGATGAATTCCGTACCAATCAATATCTGGAACGAGCAGCAGAAGTTGCTGATACAGATCAGTTGCCGGTAGATATCACCCGAGTGCGCATTCAACTGGCGCAAGGCCACGTTCATGCGGCCCGCCATGGGGTGGATCGTTTATTGGATCAAGCTCCACGTCACCCAGAAGTGCTGCGTCTGGCTGAACAGGCTTTCCTGCGTACCGGTGCTTACAGTTCATTGCTGGAAATTTTACCCGCGATGAGCAAAGTGCAGGTCCATACGCCAGAAGAAATCGCCGCATTGGAGCAGCAAGCTTATATTGGCATGATGAATCAATGTATGGCGGAAGAAGGCAGTGATGGTCTGAAACGCTGGTGGAAAGATCAAAGCCGTAAAGTCCGCAATGAGATCCCGCTGCAAGTCGCACTGGCAGAACATCTAATTGAGTGTGACGATCATGATGTCGCCCAGCAAATCATTCTGGATGGCCTGAAGCGTCAGTATGATGAGCGCTTAGTACTCCTGATCCCACGCTTAAAATCAGGTAACCCAGAGCCGCTGGAGAAAGCATTGCGCCAGCACATCAAGCAGCATGGCGCGACCCCGCTACTTAATAGCACCTTGGGCCAACTCATGCTAAAACACGGTGAATGGGAGAAGGCCCACGAAGCCTTTAAAGCAGCGCTTGAGCAGCGTCCAGACGGTTATGACTATGCATGGCTAGCTGATGCCCTGGATAAACTGCATCGCCCTGAAGATGCAGCGCAGGCGCGTCGTGAGGGGTTACTGTTGACCTTGCGGCAGAATGGTGAATCGCTCTGA
- a CDS encoding uroporphyrinogen-III synthase, translating into MTILVTRPSPAGEQLVSRLRALGRVAYHAPLIDFSPGIDLPKLPALLQDMQAGDLVFALSQNAIRYANPLLKRNNLLWPAQLSYYAIGRTTALALHTASRLHVTFPPMGETSEMLLSLPDLQTLSGKKVLLLRGNGGRELLGESLAQRGAAITYCECYQRSPIFYDGSEQSAHWQRAGVNILVVTSGEMLQQIYTLVPDYYRSSWLLRCRLVVVSERLAALAAQMGWRDTRVAENADNDALIRALQDFQ; encoded by the coding sequence ATGACCATTTTGGTAACCCGTCCATCTCCTGCTGGAGAGCAGTTAGTCAGTCGCCTGCGTGCGCTGGGCCGGGTTGCCTATCATGCGCCATTGATTGATTTCTCTCCGGGGATAGACCTGCCTAAACTACCGGCATTGCTCCAAGATATGCAAGCTGGCGATCTGGTATTTGCGTTATCACAGAATGCTATCCGCTACGCTAACCCACTGTTAAAAAGAAATAACCTGTTATGGCCAGCACAGTTATCTTATTATGCTATTGGCCGTACCACCGCATTGGCATTGCATACTGCCAGCCGTTTGCATGTCACCTTCCCCCCGATGGGGGAGACCAGCGAGATGCTGTTATCATTACCAGACCTGCAAACACTGTCCGGTAAAAAGGTGCTGTTACTGCGCGGTAACGGCGGGCGGGAACTGCTAGGCGAAAGCCTGGCACAGCGAGGAGCGGCAATTACCTACTGTGAATGTTATCAACGCAGCCCCATCTTTTATGATGGCAGTGAGCAAAGTGCGCATTGGCAACGTGCGGGGGTCAATATTCTGGTAGTGACTAGCGGCGAAATGTTACAACAGATCTATACTTTAGTTCCTGATTACTATCGTTCTTCGTGGCTGCTACGCTGCCGCCTGGTTGTAGTGAGTGAGCGTTTGGCTGCCCTGGCCGCCCAAATGGGCTGGCGTGATACCCGGGTGGCAGAAAATGCGGATAATGACGCGCTGATCCGCGCGCTACAAGACTTTCAATAA
- a CDS encoding hydroxymethylbilane synthase: MLDKIIRIATRQSPLALWQAHYVQHLLQANHPGLQVELVPMVTRGDIILDTPLAKVGGKGLFVKELELALLEDRADIAVHSMKDVPIAFPEGLGLVTICERDDPRDAFVSPHFAHLDDLPAGSIVGTSSLRRQCQLRERRPDLIIRDLRGNVGTRLAKLDNGDYHAIILAVAGLNRLGLASRIRYAMPAEESLPAVGQGAVGIECRLDDDFTRQLLAPLNHRATELRVCAERAMNTRLEGGCQVPIGSYAELEGNTLWLRGLVGAPDGSEIIRGERRGPAENAEQMGIELADELLSRGARAILADVYQDNPPL, from the coding sequence ATGTTAGACAAAATTATTCGAATTGCCACGCGACAAAGCCCGCTCGCCTTATGGCAAGCACATTATGTTCAACATTTACTGCAAGCCAATCACCCCGGCTTGCAGGTTGAGTTGGTCCCAATGGTTACCCGTGGGGACATCATTCTGGATACCCCACTGGCAAAAGTCGGTGGTAAAGGCTTGTTCGTCAAAGAGTTAGAGCTGGCCCTACTGGAAGACCGTGCGGATATCGCCGTCCACTCCATGAAAGATGTGCCTATCGCCTTCCCTGAGGGCTTGGGTCTGGTCACCATTTGTGAACGCGATGATCCGCGTGATGCTTTTGTATCGCCACATTTTGCTCATCTCGATGATTTACCTGCGGGCAGCATCGTCGGCACCTCCAGCTTGCGTCGCCAGTGCCAATTGCGCGAGCGTCGCCCGGACCTGATTATCCGCGACCTGCGGGGTAATGTAGGCACTCGCCTTGCCAAGCTTGATAACGGCGATTACCACGCGATTATACTGGCGGTTGCGGGCCTCAATCGCCTGGGATTGGCATCGCGGATTCGCTACGCCATGCCCGCCGAGGAGTCGTTACCGGCTGTCGGTCAGGGTGCAGTCGGCATTGAATGCCGCCTGGATGACGATTTTACCCGCCAACTGCTGGCACCACTCAATCATCGTGCAACCGAGCTGCGAGTGTGTGCCGAGCGAGCCATGAACACCCGTCTCGAAGGAGGCTGTCAGGTGCCGATCGGCAGCTATGCTGAGTTAGAAGGCAACACGCTGTGGCTCCGTGGATTAGTCGGTGCGCCGGATGGTAGTGAGATCATTCGCGGTGAGCGCCGTGGCCCTGCTGAGAATGCAGAGCAAATGGGGATTGAGCTGGCCGATGAGTTACTATCACGTGGTGCGCGCGCAATATTGGCCGATGTTTATCAGGATAACCCCCCACTATGA
- a CDS encoding uroporphyrinogen-III C-methyltransferase: MTEQNTPSAPVEETTTAVERHQQPEPEGRREKRTGPILGAIAIALAIALGAGLYYHGQQQAQLQDVANIALQEQLAELKQSQLQEKQQLESLLQQQGKALEAADRQQTSLIRQLNELQEKVATISGSDAKTWLLAQADFLVKMAGRKLWSDQDVATAATLLKSADASLADMNDPSLIDVRRALTEDISTLSAVSQVDFDGIILKLNQLSNQVDNLRLADNNTDDSPMDADSDELSSSLAEWRQNLTKSWHSFMSDFITIRRRDSSAEPLLAPNQDVYLRENIRSRLLVAAQAVPRHQDEVYKQSLETISTWVRAYFDVNDPSTKAFLDELESLSQQSISMDVPDQLKSQPMLEKLMQTRVRNLLAQPPVAAQGE; the protein is encoded by the coding sequence ATGACGGAACAAAATACCCCATCCGCACCAGTGGAAGAGACAACCACTGCGGTTGAGAGGCACCAACAGCCAGAACCTGAAGGCCGCCGGGAGAAACGAACCGGCCCAATTCTGGGTGCCATTGCTATTGCATTGGCTATCGCGCTGGGTGCCGGGCTTTATTATCACGGACAGCAGCAGGCTCAGTTACAAGATGTGGCGAATATCGCGCTACAAGAACAGTTGGCTGAACTAAAACAGAGCCAATTGCAGGAAAAACAGCAGCTTGAGTCATTACTACAACAGCAAGGCAAAGCGCTGGAAGCAGCAGATCGTCAGCAAACCTCGCTGATCCGCCAACTTAATGAATTACAGGAAAAAGTCGCTACTATTTCGGGTAGCGATGCCAAAACATGGCTACTGGCCCAGGCGGATTTTCTGGTGAAAATGGCGGGGCGCAAACTGTGGAGTGATCAGGATGTCGCCACCGCAGCGACTTTACTGAAAAGTGCCGATGCCAGTCTGGCTGACATGAATGACCCAAGTCTTATCGACGTACGCCGCGCACTCACCGAGGACATCAGTACCCTTTCGGCGGTAAGCCAGGTGGATTTTGACGGCATTATCCTCAAACTGAATCAGCTGTCGAATCAGGTGGATAATCTACGTTTGGCTGATAATAATACCGATGATTCGCCGATGGATGCCGATAGCGATGAGCTGTCCAGTTCATTAGCCGAATGGCGTCAGAATCTGACCAAAAGCTGGCACAGTTTTATGTCTGATTTTATTACTATCCGCCGCCGTGATAGTAGCGCAGAGCCACTGCTGGCACCGAATCAGGATGTTTATTTACGCGAGAATATTCGCTCCCGCTTGCTGGTCGCGGCTCAGGCAGTCCCTCGCCATCAAGACGAAGTGTACAAACAGTCACTGGAGACTATCTCCACTTGGGTTCGCGCTTATTTCGATGTGAATGACCCGAGCACCAAAGCTTTTCTGGATGAGTTAGAGAGCCTGAGTCAACAGTCAATCTCAATGGACGTACCTGATCAATTGAAGAGCCAGCCAATGCTGGAAAAATTGATGCAAACCCGGGTTCGTAACTTACTGGCACAACCGCCAGTTGCCGCTCAGGGGGAATAA